The genomic DNA GCCCTGTCCGGCCTTGCGGAAGCCCGCCAGCACTTCCGGCACCAGGCCAATGGGATGCCGCCGTGCCACCCGCAGGAAGAATTCGTGGTCTTCCCCCAAATAGCCGTAGGGAGCCTCTGGATTGAACCAACCGACTTCCGCAAACAGACTTTTGCGCACCATCACCGTGGAAATCGTCACCCAGCAATGCTCCAGCAGCCGCTCGAATATCATCCCCGTTTCCGGCACCACTCCCGCCCCGTGCCGTATGCCGACCACCCGCGATTGGCCGTCGATCACGTTGCACAACGTGTGGCACAACGGCACGTCCGGATGCCTCTCCATAAACGCCACTTGTTTCGCCAGTTTCTCCAGATGCCAAACATCATCCGAGTCCAGGAATGCCACATATTCGCCCGTCGCCGCCGCGACGGCCTGGTTGCGAGTGATCGGACAAATGCCGGAGTTGGAATCCCGCAAGATGAGCCGAATTGACGCTCCATAGGACTGTAAAATCTCCCGCGTCCCGTCCGTCGAGGCGTCGTCCACCACGACGACTTCCTTGTGGGGCCAGGTCTGCGCCAGCGCCGAATCCACGCACTCCCGGATGTAGCTTTTCCGGTTGTACGCCCCAATGCAAATGCTGACCAGCGTACTCATATGGTTATCCGGGACCGGGTGGGGGTCAAGCTCCCCGGTTTGCCTGGCGCAAGGCGGCAATCAACTGGTCGTTGTCCGCCCCGTTCCGAATGGCAATTCGGATGAACTGGCCACGCTCAAAACCATCCTTGCCAGTGAGATCCTTGATCAAAATGCTGTGTTTGGAGAGCAGAATTCGCGCCAGATCCGTCGCGGAAAATCGGGCAGTCACCTCGCACAGGAAGTAATTGGCTTGGGATGGGAAGGTCTTGAGGAACGGGATCTGCCCCAATTCCCGCTGTAGCCGGGCGCGTTCGCCGCGTACCCGTTCGCAGGATTCCTCGTACCGGCTACGGAACGCGGGAAAGATTTGGAGAAAATATTCCGCCAGGGAGTTGATGTTCCAGACGGGCAGGTCGCGCCGAACGCCGGCCAGCAACTCCGGATCGCCCGAGGCCAGGATGCCCAGGCGCAGTCCGGGCACGCCGTAGGTCTTGCTGATGCTTTTAATGACCACCAGGTTCCTGAATTCCCGCAGCCAGGCGGAATTCAACAGAGAACATCCGCGTTCCGGATCGGCAAAATCCATGAACGATTCATCCACGATGACGCGCTTCCCTCGCTGGTCGCAATACGCCACCACGTCCAGCAGGTCATTCCGATCCAGAAGGGCCCCACTGGGGTTGTCGGGGTTGACCAAAACCAGCGTCTCAACTTCCTCGGCAGCCTGCAACAGCCTGTCCTTGCTCAAGCCATAGCCGAACTGGCTGGCCTCGACCCGGTGAAACTTGGTATCCGGGAAACACCGGAAGTATTCGTTGAAGGCAGGCACGGACATGGCCACCGTTCCCCGCGTACGCCGGCCCAGGGCCTGGATGAGTTCCGCGGCACCGTTGCCCACCACGATTTCCGACTCGTCCACGTTGAACATCCGGCTTGCGCAGATTGCCTGCACCCGCAGGCCGGAGGGATACTGGGTGACCAGGCTTTCAAAGAAATACTTCAATTTCTCCTGCAGCGCCGGCGGCGGAAAAAAAGGATTCACCAGGTAACAGAAATCCAACAGCCCTGAAAACCTCCAATAACCCCCATAACGCTGCTGGTAGCGGGCCAGTTGCTGTTCGCCTTCGGCAAACAGGGTTTCCGCGATGTCCAGATCCTGCGAGTCATCGATCTCGTACCACTTTTCGCCCGAAAGCTTGAAGGCCTTGAGCCCCGAATGGGCCAAGTGCGCGATGGCTTTCAGGACCTGTTCGTAGTATTCGTTCTGTCCATAGGCCGCGATGTAGGCCTCCAGGAACGGAAGATAGTGGCGCCGCGAAAACTCGCGACTGAACTTGTAGATATTGACGGTTTTGAAGTAGTTTCCGGCCTGGCTGAAGGCAAAATTTTTCTTCTCCAGGAATTCCACGATGCGATCTTGGCCGTCGAGCAGAGTCACCGTGCCCTCCATCCACTGCTCGTATCGGGCTACCGTTGCCAGATCGGACGCCGGATGTTCCACCAACGACCGAATCACCCCGGGTTCGAATATCAGATCCGACTCCAGCAAAACCGTGTCGTCTGCGGCCAGTTGATCCCGGGCGAGCCAGAGCGAATAAATGTTGTTGGTCGTCGCATATTCCGGGTTTTCCACGTACTCGATTTCGATGTCCCGAATGTTCGCAGCCACGTACCGGCGCAAGGAATCCGCCTGATAGCCCACGACCAAGATCAATTTGTCGATTCCCGCTCCATGCAAGGATTCCACGGCCCGCTCCAGCAAGGTTCGGCCCGCAACCTTCAGCATACACTTGGTGTTCGCTTGGGTGTGATGCCCCAAGCGCCGCCCCATTCCCGCCGCCAGCATGATTGCCTGCATCAATTACCTCGCCCTTGGCCGCATCCATTATCCGCAATGTTGCTTTTCCGCAGATAAACGGAATAACGTCCCCGCTGCTTCTCGCAACCCGGCCACTCGCCCATTTCGCGGAACGAAGTGATGACATGGCCGCCAACTGCGCGCATCCACCACTCCTTGGGGATATAAATG from Deltaproteobacteria bacterium includes the following:
- a CDS encoding glycosyltransferase family 2 protein, which codes for MSTLVSICIGAYNRKSYIRECVDSALAQTWPHKEVVVVDDASTDGTREILQSYGASIRLILRDSNSGICPITRNQAVAAATGEYVAFLDSDDVWHLEKLAKQVAFMERHPDVPLCHTLCNVIDGQSRVVGIRHGAGVVPETGMIFERLLEHCWVTISTVMVRKSLFAEVGWFNPEAPYGYLGEDHEFFLRVARRHPIGLVPEVLAGFRKAGQGITSKNWRANPEPVPLFQALLERRDIWGDVVPWCRMVRALTDKCSENAYFYRNRCEWSRVAWFARQALKADLSDLRAWRHWAAALVQRT
- a CDS encoding aminotransferase class I/II-fold pyridoxal phosphate-dependent enzyme, whose protein sequence is MQAIMLAAGMGRRLGHHTQANTKCMLKVAGRTLLERAVESLHGAGIDKLILVVGYQADSLRRYVAANIRDIEIEYVENPEYATTNNIYSLWLARDQLAADDTVLLESDLIFEPGVIRSLVEHPASDLATVARYEQWMEGTVTLLDGQDRIVEFLEKKNFAFSQAGNYFKTVNIYKFSREFSRRHYLPFLEAYIAAYGQNEYYEQVLKAIAHLAHSGLKAFKLSGEKWYEIDDSQDLDIAETLFAEGEQQLARYQQRYGGYWRFSGLLDFCYLVNPFFPPPALQEKLKYFFESLVTQYPSGLRVQAICASRMFNVDESEIVVGNGAAELIQALGRRTRGTVAMSVPAFNEYFRCFPDTKFHRVEASQFGYGLSKDRLLQAAEEVETLVLVNPDNPSGALLDRNDLLDVVAYCDQRGKRVIVDESFMDFADPERGCSLLNSAWLREFRNLVVIKSISKTYGVPGLRLGILASGDPELLAGVRRDLPVWNINSLAEYFLQIFPAFRSRYEESCERVRGERARLQRELGQIPFLKTFPSQANYFLCEVTARFSATDLARILLSKHSILIKDLTGKDGFERGQFIRIAIRNGADNDQLIAALRQANRGA